From a single Streptomyces rubradiris genomic region:
- a CDS encoding thioesterase II family protein: MDRPARLRLVGFPHAGGTATLFHGWAARLPGDVELLATQYPGRQERLAEPCAESMAELADRVTDALEDVLGDELASPLALFGHSLGSAVAYEVARRLDERHGIVPERVVVSGRGAPHTERGGTLHLLDDDALVASARGLGDLGSAVYDDPDLRPLLLPSLRGDFRLIESYRPTEPAPLRAPITAIGGVDDPGCSRSDLLSWRTLTTSAYEHQVFPGDHFYLVPNEAQLLSYLNRRW; the protein is encoded by the coding sequence GTGGACAGGCCCGCGCGGCTGCGCCTCGTCGGTTTCCCGCACGCCGGCGGCACGGCGACCCTCTTCCACGGCTGGGCGGCCCGCCTCCCCGGCGACGTGGAACTGCTCGCCACCCAGTACCCCGGCCGTCAGGAGCGGCTCGCCGAACCCTGCGCCGAGTCCATGGCGGAACTCGCCGACCGTGTCACCGATGCCCTGGAGGACGTCCTCGGCGACGAACTCGCGTCCCCCCTCGCACTGTTCGGGCACAGCCTCGGCTCCGCCGTCGCCTACGAGGTGGCGCGCCGTCTCGACGAGCGGCACGGCATCGTGCCCGAGCGGGTCGTCGTCTCGGGACGCGGCGCCCCGCACACGGAACGCGGCGGCACCCTGCACCTCCTCGACGACGACGCTCTCGTCGCCTCCGCCCGGGGCCTGGGAGACCTGGGATCAGCCGTCTACGACGATCCCGATCTGCGCCCGCTGCTGCTGCCCTCGCTGCGCGGCGACTTCCGCCTCATCGAGTCCTACCGGCCCACCGAGCCGGCACCGCTGCGCGCCCCGATCACCGCGATCGGCGGCGTGGACGACCCCGGTTGTTCCCGGTCCGACCTGCTGTCCTGGCGGACCCTGACCACGTCCGCGTACGAGCACCAGGTCTTCCCCGGCGACCACTTCTACCTCGTGCCGAACGAGGCGCAGCTGCTGAGCTATCTCAACCGGCGGTGGTGA
- a CDS encoding 4'-phosphopantetheinyl transferase family protein, with the protein MSTAGREYRALCDSGGVDLWQGATHAPPSAADLRLLSAAERVVMRRRSRTDGLRYAGAHIAVRRVLARYPGVAPAGIRFGTAPCPWCADPRHGRPVVEAPRTGLEFNLSHAGPHWALAVTCAAACRTTERAKPPFCGAGPARRQS; encoded by the coding sequence ATGAGTACCGCCGGGCGTGAATACCGCGCCTTGTGCGACAGCGGTGGCGTCGATCTGTGGCAGGGCGCCACGCACGCCCCGCCGTCCGCCGCCGACCTGCGGCTGCTCTCCGCGGCCGAACGCGTGGTGATGCGCCGCAGGTCACGGACGGACGGACTGCGCTACGCGGGTGCCCACATCGCCGTACGGCGGGTGCTCGCCCGGTATCCGGGGGTGGCGCCGGCCGGCATCCGGTTCGGGACGGCGCCGTGCCCGTGGTGCGCGGACCCCCGGCACGGCCGGCCCGTCGTCGAGGCACCGCGCACCGGTCTGGAGTTCAACCTGTCCCACGCGGGGCCGCACTGGGCGCTCGCGGTCACCTGCGCGGCAGCCTGCCGGACGACGGAGCGCGCGAAGCCGCCTTTCTGCGGTGCTGGACCCGCAAGGAGGCAGTCGTGA
- a CDS encoding ABC transporter ATP-binding protein — MNQAAVRLRSVTRSYGAGDNAVTALDQVSLDIPRGTFTAVMGPSGSGKSTLLQCTAGLDRPTGGQVFLGETDLTRLSEKKLTLLRRQRIGFVFQAFNLLPALTAEQNVGLPLRLAGRRPRRSEVLSVLEQVGLRERAKHRPGEMSGGQQQRVALARALVTKPEVLFGDEPTGALDSSTSREVLALLRAMTDRGQTVIMVTHDPVAASYADRVLFLADGTVQDELHRPTAERVAQRMTTLSAVPAKAPAVASC, encoded by the coding sequence ATGAATCAAGCAGCCGTCCGGCTCCGCTCCGTGACCCGTTCCTATGGGGCCGGCGACAACGCGGTCACCGCCCTCGACCAGGTCAGCCTCGACATCCCACGGGGCACCTTCACCGCCGTCATGGGCCCGTCAGGCTCCGGCAAGTCGACCCTGTTGCAGTGCACGGCGGGGCTCGACCGCCCCACCGGCGGTCAGGTCTTCCTCGGGGAGACCGATCTGACCCGGCTGAGCGAGAAGAAGCTGACCCTGCTGCGCCGGCAGCGCATCGGCTTCGTGTTCCAGGCCTTCAACCTCCTGCCCGCGCTGACCGCCGAGCAGAACGTCGGCCTGCCGCTGCGTCTCGCGGGCCGCCGCCCCCGGCGCTCGGAGGTTCTCTCCGTGCTGGAGCAGGTCGGCCTGCGTGAGCGTGCCAAGCACCGGCCCGGCGAGATGTCGGGCGGCCAGCAGCAGCGGGTGGCGCTCGCCCGCGCCCTGGTCACCAAGCCGGAGGTGCTGTTCGGCGACGAGCCGACCGGCGCCCTGGACTCCTCCACGAGCCGGGAGGTGCTGGCACTGCTGCGGGCGATGACCGACAGGGGCCAGACGGTGATCATGGTGACGCACGACCCGGTCGCCGCCTCCTACGCGGACCGGGTGCTCTTCCTCGCCGACGGCACGGTCCAGGACGAGCTGCACCGGCCGACGGCCGAGCGGGTCGCCCAGCGGATGACCACCCTGAGCGCCGTCCCCGCGAAGGCCCCGGCGGTGGCGTCGTGCTGA
- a CDS encoding class I SAM-dependent methyltransferase yields MAPSSRRLATELVLPVPESGHPVVVELGPGTGAFTGVIQELLGGRGHHLAVEINPRFASSLAERFPRVQVLNDEAAALPRLLAESRFGAADVVVSGLPWASLDRTTQRTTLDSVRRVLAPQGAFTTFSYVHATCLASARRFRRLLGSSFEEVVPGRTVWGNLPPAFVYHARRPRPRLSPATLDLLAAQVGARAAARTGMRS; encoded by the coding sequence ATGGCTCCCAGTTCGCGCCGGCTGGCCACCGAGCTGGTCCTGCCCGTGCCCGAGTCCGGCCACCCGGTGGTCGTCGAACTAGGGCCCGGGACCGGAGCGTTCACCGGCGTGATCCAAGAGCTTCTCGGCGGTCGCGGACATCATCTGGCGGTGGAGATCAACCCCCGGTTCGCCTCCTCGCTCGCCGAGCGCTTTCCGCGGGTGCAGGTCCTGAACGACGAGGCGGCCGCGCTGCCCCGGCTGCTCGCGGAGAGCCGGTTCGGTGCCGCGGACGTCGTCGTCAGCGGGCTGCCCTGGGCCAGCCTCGACCGCACGACGCAGCGCACCACGCTCGACTCCGTACGCCGGGTGCTCGCGCCGCAGGGGGCGTTCACAACCTTCAGCTACGTGCACGCGACGTGCCTGGCGTCCGCGCGGCGCTTCCGGCGCCTGCTCGGCTCCTCCTTCGAGGAGGTGGTGCCGGGGCGCACGGTGTGGGGCAACCTGCCGCCGGCGTTCGTCTATCACGCACGGCGTCCACGCCCCCGGCTCTCGCCCGCCACCCTCGACCTCCTCGCCGCGCAGGTCGGTGCGCGTGCCGCGGCGAGAACAGGCATGCGCTCCTGA
- a CDS encoding helix-turn-helix transcriptional regulator → MLEEIGVGADAERAYRALLRQPGASAQDVATQLGWPLDRAADALGELAELSLVQSSQEHRGGTRAVDPELGLRSLVQSQERDLLKLQLSLSQSKLAAEKLISEYRSGAHSREIDSVQFAQGPDAIQACVEKVSQECREEAEALLPGGAQPADRLHAARPLDQMLLERSVRVRCVYAHSIRNDRPTTEYAQWLSEQGGQVRTAPQLPLRMVIWDRSKALVPLDPDQPDRGAFLLSSPGPVAALRALFEQVWQQASRFGQERPAGRTQELSDEESAVLGLMAGGLTDEVIARKLGVSVRTSRRITAELMTKLGARSRFQLGAVAAQRGLLTV, encoded by the coding sequence GTGCTCGAGGAGATTGGCGTCGGAGCGGACGCGGAACGCGCCTACCGCGCTCTGCTGAGGCAGCCGGGCGCGAGCGCGCAAGACGTGGCGACGCAGCTCGGATGGCCGCTCGACCGGGCCGCCGACGCCCTGGGCGAGCTCGCCGAGCTGTCTCTGGTGCAGTCGTCTCAGGAACACCGCGGAGGCACCCGGGCGGTCGATCCGGAACTGGGCCTCAGGTCGCTCGTCCAGTCCCAGGAGCGAGATCTGCTGAAACTCCAGCTGTCCCTCTCCCAAAGCAAATTGGCGGCCGAGAAACTCATCTCCGAATATCGCAGCGGAGCCCATTCCCGAGAAATCGATTCGGTGCAGTTCGCCCAGGGGCCCGACGCGATCCAGGCCTGCGTCGAAAAGGTGAGTCAGGAGTGCCGCGAGGAAGCCGAGGCGCTGCTGCCCGGCGGCGCCCAGCCGGCCGACCGGCTGCACGCGGCGAGACCGCTCGACCAGATGCTCCTGGAACGGTCCGTGCGGGTGCGCTGCGTCTACGCGCACAGCATCCGCAACGACCGGCCGACCACCGAGTACGCGCAGTGGCTGAGCGAGCAGGGCGGGCAGGTCAGGACGGCGCCGCAGCTGCCGCTGAGAATGGTGATCTGGGACCGGAGCAAGGCCCTGGTGCCGCTCGACCCCGACCAGCCCGACCGGGGTGCCTTCCTGCTGTCGAGTCCCGGGCCGGTGGCCGCGCTGCGCGCCCTGTTCGAGCAGGTGTGGCAGCAGGCGTCGCGGTTCGGCCAGGAGCGGCCGGCGGGGCGGACGCAGGAGCTCAGCGACGAGGAGAGCGCGGTGCTCGGCCTGATGGCGGGCGGGCTCACCGACGAGGTGATCGCCCGCAAGCTCGGGGTCTCCGTGCGCACCAGCCGGCGGATCACCGCCGAGCTGATGACCAAGCTCGGCGCGCGCAGCCGCTTCCAGCTCGGGGCCGTCGCGGCGCAGCGCGGGCTGCTGACCGTCTAG
- a CDS encoding DedA family protein: MAWIQEQLAAVPAWLALLIVFLLPMAEPSLPLLGMLLPSQTALMASGVLAHHGALPVSAAIAMAVLGALAGNVIGHLLGRRWGPRLAANLPARVTGSRGYRAALHTVGTYSARAVLLGRFNAALRTLVPVMCGAAGVPWARYLGLSLLGSLLWAPSCVAVGLLAGGSWQKWGGSGVLAAGSAVLLLTSSLPMLLSYLSSRRSQASAGLTTAG; this comes from the coding sequence ATGGCGTGGATCCAGGAACAGTTGGCGGCTGTCCCCGCGTGGCTGGCGCTGCTGATCGTCTTCCTGCTTCCCATGGCGGAGCCCTCGCTTCCGCTGCTCGGCATGCTGCTCCCTTCGCAGACGGCCCTGATGGCGAGCGGGGTGCTCGCGCACCACGGCGCGCTACCGGTGTCCGCCGCGATCGCGATGGCGGTGCTCGGCGCGCTGGCGGGCAACGTGATCGGTCATCTGTTGGGGCGCCGGTGGGGGCCCCGGCTGGCCGCGAACCTGCCGGCGCGCGTCACCGGCTCGCGCGGTTACCGCGCGGCGCTGCACACCGTCGGCACGTACAGCGCGCGGGCGGTACTGCTCGGCCGGTTCAACGCGGCGCTGCGCACGCTGGTGCCCGTGATGTGCGGCGCGGCCGGCGTGCCCTGGGCCCGCTATCTCGGTCTGTCCCTGCTCGGCAGCCTGCTGTGGGCGCCCAGCTGTGTGGCGGTCGGGCTGCTCGCGGGCGGCTCCTGGCAGAAGTGGGGCGGCTCGGGCGTGCTCGCCGCGGGCAGCGCCGTACTGCTGCTGACCAGCTCCCTGCCGATGCTGCTCTCGTACCTCAGCAGCAGAAGGTCCCAGGCGAGCGCGGGGCTCACCACCGCCGGTTGA
- a CDS encoding sensor histidine kinase — protein MHSPTIWTRLHERGYVLGSWPWRAALFLLSSVGLGLATLLTLVLLAVVGGVLTVVVVGLPLLLVLVLAGVPLASLERRRLRLIDSEPIADPHREPARTGLTAWLRTRLQERATWRELGYAVLFGFLLWPLEALVVGSVLLVCGGLLATPLMMAADGEEARVLKMWIVDSWPGALGAALGGLLLLPALAYPLGAIAAGRAALTRFLLASPTGELNSRIKELGRSRMRLVDAFEAERRRIERDLHDGAQQRLVALSMTLGLARLDAPPEGPIGPLLAKAQDEAATALVEIRELIRGIHPQVLTDRGLVAAVEDLADRSAIPVDVDLDLPTRPPEAIETAVYFAVSEALANVAKHSGASRAAVRGRLTGGQLSVEVEDDGHGGADTALGTGLQGVADRVSVLDGRLLLSSPPGGPTVFRLRIPCPTV, from the coding sequence ATGCACTCTCCGACGATCTGGACCCGCCTCCACGAGCGCGGCTACGTACTCGGCAGCTGGCCCTGGCGCGCGGCGCTGTTCCTGCTGAGCAGCGTGGGTCTCGGCCTGGCCACCCTGCTGACCCTGGTGCTGCTCGCCGTGGTGGGCGGCGTGCTCACCGTCGTGGTCGTGGGGCTGCCGCTGCTCCTCGTCCTCGTCCTCGCCGGGGTGCCGCTGGCCTCGCTCGAGCGCCGCAGGCTGCGGCTGATCGACAGCGAGCCGATCGCCGATCCGCACCGCGAACCCGCTCGCACCGGCCTCACCGCCTGGCTGCGCACCCGGCTCCAGGAACGGGCCACCTGGCGCGAACTCGGCTACGCCGTGCTCTTCGGCTTCCTGCTGTGGCCGCTCGAAGCGCTCGTCGTGGGCTCGGTCCTCCTCGTGTGCGGCGGACTGCTCGCGACGCCGCTGATGATGGCGGCGGACGGCGAGGAGGCGCGGGTCCTGAAGATGTGGATCGTGGACAGCTGGCCCGGCGCGCTCGGGGCCGCGCTCGGCGGGCTGCTCCTGCTGCCCGCCCTCGCCTATCCGCTCGGCGCGATCGCCGCGGGACGGGCCGCGCTGACCCGCTTCCTGCTGGCTTCGCCGACCGGCGAACTGAACTCCCGCATCAAGGAGCTGGGCCGCTCCCGGATGCGTCTGGTGGACGCCTTCGAGGCGGAGCGGCGCCGCATCGAGCGCGATCTGCACGACGGGGCGCAGCAGCGGCTCGTCGCCCTGTCGATGACGCTCGGCCTGGCCCGCCTCGACGCACCGCCAGAGGGGCCGATCGGTCCGCTGCTCGCCAAGGCGCAGGACGAGGCGGCCACCGCGCTCGTCGAGATCAGGGAGCTGATCCGCGGCATCCACCCCCAAGTCCTCACCGACCGCGGTCTGGTGGCCGCCGTCGAGGACCTCGCGGACCGCTCCGCGATCCCCGTCGACGTGGACCTCGACCTGCCGACCCGGCCCCCGGAGGCGATCGAGACGGCCGTGTACTTCGCGGTCAGCGAGGCCCTCGCCAACGTCGCCAAGCACAGCGGCGCGAGCCGGGCGGCGGTACGGGGCCGGCTGACCGGGGGACAGCTGTCCGTGGAGGTCGAGGACGACGGTCACGGGGGCGCCGACACCGCGCTTGGCACGGGTCTGCAGGGCGTCGCCGATCGTGTCTCGGTCCTCGACGGACGCCTGCTATTGTCCAGTCCGCCCGGCGGCCCCACCGTGTTCCGCCTGCGTATCCCCTGCCCAACCGTCTGA
- a CDS encoding ABC transporter permease, with protein sequence MLSLALRGMRTRWVTFVGSFVALALGVGLIATTGLALAATFDAPERGTERFAEARVVVQGTDELKADTPIGVRTSTLTDPRPVPRELVDKLAGLGTVAEDRTFPVAVPDADRRLGTDAGALVGHSWAVAAATPYRLISGRAPTAPGEVVVTTGPGAQVRTGDRVEVATPEGSGTRTVVGTVPAAGFESAVFFTAAEAARLSPRIDRVTVDADPAAVRAALGTGSGLTVLTGDDRRRADPDPDRDKEALVSVNALLGTAAGITAFVSVFVVASTFTFAVAQRRREFGLLRMAGATPGQVRRMVYAEALVIGVLASGAGCLLGRWAAPRLAAWMSGQGIAPAWFRIGEQTWPLHVAFWTGLTVALCGVVVASYRAGRTAPTVALRESAVDTGTMPWSRRLVAAAVLLTGLGLLVMALVENPGDVLKRKTYITQPMLLIVAFALFAPVLMRPLIRLLTWLPARLPGAMGMLARENAAAGVRRTAAVAAPVIITVALACSLMGTTATINEAKAAEARTQTRADYVASAGDAGRTLPAAFVEAARSVPGVTVSTSRSTGVTVLEEGTALVRSEARAVGSAVDLAEVSHLPVIAGELRNLDDDSIVVNEEWLTTRVGERVPVWLGDGHKANLKIAAVLAVGTGNNGVYLTARNASGAGVDRVDIKVGSTADRAAVDRRLRAAGEANGVEVLAAGQWIDAHYPRSSESTRLGLLMILAIALVYTAIALANTLVMATTDRVRDLAALRLTGATKPQVLRLVAVESVVVVVAGAVLGLAVSAVNLLGVRTALGLLDVRSAIVVPWPTVGAVIAASALLAVLAAALPASFALRTRPVELAGMRE encoded by the coding sequence GTGCTGAGTCTCGCGCTGCGCGGGATGCGCACCCGCTGGGTCACCTTCGTCGGCTCGTTCGTCGCGCTCGCGCTCGGCGTGGGCCTCATCGCCACCACGGGCCTCGCGCTCGCGGCGACGTTCGACGCGCCGGAACGCGGCACCGAGCGGTTCGCCGAGGCGCGGGTCGTGGTGCAGGGCACGGACGAGCTGAAGGCCGACACCCCGATCGGGGTGCGGACGTCGACGCTGACCGACCCCCGCCCGGTGCCGCGGGAGCTGGTGGACAAGCTGGCCGGCCTGGGCACCGTCGCCGAGGACCGTACGTTCCCGGTCGCGGTGCCGGACGCGGACCGGCGGCTCGGCACGGACGCCGGCGCGCTCGTGGGTCACTCGTGGGCGGTCGCCGCCGCCACGCCGTACCGTCTCATCTCCGGACGCGCCCCCACAGCGCCCGGCGAGGTCGTCGTCACGACCGGGCCAGGCGCGCAGGTGCGCACCGGCGACCGCGTCGAGGTCGCCACTCCCGAGGGCTCCGGAACCCGCACGGTGGTCGGCACGGTTCCCGCGGCCGGGTTCGAGTCGGCCGTCTTCTTCACCGCGGCCGAGGCCGCGCGCCTGTCACCCCGCATCGACCGGGTGACGGTGGACGCCGACCCGGCCGCCGTCCGCGCGGCCCTCGGCACCGGTTCGGGTCTGACCGTGCTCACCGGCGACGACCGGCGGCGCGCCGACCCCGACCCGGACCGCGACAAGGAGGCCCTGGTCTCCGTGAACGCGCTGCTCGGCACCGCCGCCGGCATCACCGCCTTCGTCTCCGTCTTCGTCGTCGCCTCGACGTTCACCTTCGCCGTGGCCCAGCGCAGGCGGGAGTTCGGTCTGCTGCGGATGGCGGGCGCGACGCCCGGTCAGGTGCGGCGCATGGTGTACGCGGAGGCCCTGGTCATCGGGGTGCTCGCGTCGGGCGCGGGATGCCTGCTGGGCCGCTGGGCGGCGCCGCGGCTGGCCGCGTGGATGTCTGGGCAGGGCATCGCCCCGGCCTGGTTCCGGATCGGCGAACAGACCTGGCCGCTGCACGTCGCCTTCTGGACCGGCCTGACGGTGGCCCTGTGCGGCGTCGTCGTGGCGTCCTACCGCGCCGGCCGGACCGCCCCGACGGTGGCGCTGCGCGAGTCCGCCGTCGACACGGGCACGATGCCGTGGAGCCGCCGCCTGGTGGCCGCCGCGGTCCTGCTCACGGGCCTCGGCCTCCTGGTGATGGCGTTGGTCGAGAACCCCGGCGACGTACTGAAGCGCAAGACGTACATCACCCAGCCCATGCTGCTCATCGTGGCGTTCGCGCTGTTCGCGCCGGTCCTGATGCGGCCGCTCATCCGGCTGCTGACCTGGCTGCCCGCCCGGCTGCCGGGCGCCATGGGCATGCTGGCGCGGGAGAACGCCGCGGCCGGGGTCCGCAGGACGGCGGCGGTGGCCGCACCGGTCATCATCACGGTGGCGCTCGCCTGCTCCCTGATGGGCACGACGGCCACCATCAACGAGGCCAAGGCCGCCGAGGCCCGCACCCAGACGCGGGCCGACTACGTGGCCTCGGCCGGTGACGCCGGCCGCACCCTGCCCGCCGCGTTCGTGGAGGCGGCCCGGTCCGTGCCCGGCGTGACGGTCAGCACGTCCCGCTCCACCGGGGTGACGGTCCTGGAGGAGGGTACGGCCCTGGTCCGCTCGGAGGCCCGGGCGGTCGGCAGTGCGGTGGATCTCGCCGAGGTCTCCCACCTCCCGGTCATAGCGGGTGAGTTGAGGAATCTGGACGACGACAGCATCGTCGTCAACGAGGAGTGGCTGACCACCCGCGTCGGCGAGCGCGTCCCCGTCTGGCTGGGCGACGGCCACAAGGCGAACCTCAAGATCGCCGCGGTCCTCGCGGTCGGCACCGGCAACAACGGCGTCTACCTGACCGCGCGCAACGCGTCCGGCGCGGGCGTCGACCGCGTCGACATCAAGGTCGGGTCCACCGCGGACCGGGCCGCCGTCGACCGCCGACTGCGCGCGGCGGGCGAGGCGAACGGCGTGGAAGTGCTCGCCGCGGGACAGTGGATCGACGCGCACTATCCGCGCTCCAGCGAATCGACCCGGCTCGGCCTGCTGATGATCCTGGCCATCGCCCTCGTCTACACGGCCATCGCCTTGGCCAACACCCTGGTGATGGCCACCACCGACCGCGTCCGCGACCTCGCGGCACTGCGCCTGACGGGCGCCACGAAGCCACAGGTCCTCCGCCTGGTCGCGGTCGAGTCGGTGGTCGTCGTGGTGGCCGGCGCGGTGCTCGGCCTCGCCGTCTCGGCGGTGAACCTGCTCGGCGTCCGCACCGCCCTCGGCCTGCTCGACGTGCGCTCCGCGATCGTCGTGCCCTGGCCGACGGTGGGCGCGGTGATCGCCGCCAGCGCCCTCCTCGCGGTCCTCGCGGCCGCACTGCCCGCCTCCTTCGCCCTGCGCACCCGGCCGGTGGAGCTCGCGGGCATGCGCGAGTAG
- a CDS encoding TauD/TfdA family dioxygenase, whose protein sequence is MNATPIWTPLVITPQSAGVEASAAGLLKVIGDTATVDDQLVKEKALIFRGFGVTQEELDPVMDELLPNRLAYVHGNSPRTKVGKNVYTSTEYPQEFTISMHNEMSYAHAWPARLLFFCQKAAETGGATPVTDSALWLDSLDPEVREAFKGGVCYQQNLHDGLGLGKSWQDTFETTDRAEVEAFLGQTGAQWDWKPDGSLRVRQIRPATAVHPVTGTEVWFNQSDQWHPAGLGDDTAAALAQIMPADELPQSVTFADGTPIPDEYVIQIRDRGLDAAVDCDWRTGDLMLIDNMLVSHGRRPFTGSRRVLVAMSD, encoded by the coding sequence ATGAACGCGACCCCCATCTGGACCCCGCTGGTCATCACCCCGCAGAGCGCCGGGGTCGAGGCCTCGGCCGCCGGGCTGCTCAAGGTGATCGGCGACACCGCCACCGTCGACGACCAGCTCGTCAAGGAGAAGGCGCTGATCTTCCGCGGCTTCGGTGTCACGCAGGAGGAACTCGACCCGGTCATGGACGAGCTGCTGCCCAACCGGCTCGCGTACGTCCACGGCAACTCGCCGCGCACCAAGGTCGGCAAGAACGTCTACACCTCCACGGAGTACCCGCAGGAGTTCACCATCTCGATGCACAACGAGATGTCGTACGCCCACGCGTGGCCGGCCCGTCTGCTCTTCTTCTGCCAGAAGGCCGCCGAGACCGGTGGCGCCACCCCGGTGACAGACTCCGCGCTGTGGCTGGACTCGCTCGACCCGGAGGTCCGGGAGGCGTTCAAGGGCGGTGTCTGCTACCAGCAGAACCTGCACGACGGCCTCGGCCTCGGCAAGAGCTGGCAGGACACCTTCGAGACCACCGACCGCGCCGAGGTGGAGGCCTTCCTCGGGCAGACCGGCGCCCAGTGGGACTGGAAGCCGGACGGCTCCCTCCGGGTGCGCCAGATCCGGCCCGCGACCGCCGTGCACCCGGTGACCGGCACGGAGGTCTGGTTCAACCAGTCCGACCAGTGGCACCCGGCGGGCCTCGGCGACGACACCGCCGCCGCGCTCGCCCAGATCATGCCGGCCGACGAACTGCCCCAGTCCGTCACCTTCGCCGACGGCACGCCGATCCCCGACGAGTACGTCATCCAGATCCGCGACCGGGGCCTGGACGCGGCCGTGGACTGCGACTGGCGCACCGGCGACCTGATGCTCATCGACAACATGCTGGTCTCGCACGGCCGTCGGCCCTTCACCGGATCCCGTCGCGTGCTCGTCGCGATGTCCGACTGA
- a CDS encoding TauD/TfdA family dioxygenase encodes MTTQAISTSTDVPAGGVDLPGHLPKVFFTPGPGVEIGAYLKQHRAAVRAALTERGAVLLRGFSVDGVDGFNGSVRALSGTEPLTYAERSSPRSTIKGQVYTSTDYPADEEIFLHNENSYQSVWPQTLYFFCIEPAHTLGATPLADIRAVHAAIDPDVREEFTRRRWRVVRNFHEDFGVPWQQAFNTDDKDRVAAYCAGKGIDVEWTAGGLRTTAVRDAVHRHPVTGETVWFNHITFFHVSTVAPDVRDGLLEIFAPEDLPTNSYYGDGAPIPDDVVAHLRQCYRDASTRFDWQRHDVLVVDNMLAAHGREPFTGPRKIAVAMAEPSDG; translated from the coding sequence ATGACCACTCAGGCGATATCCACCTCGACCGACGTGCCGGCCGGGGGAGTCGACCTTCCGGGCCATCTCCCCAAGGTCTTCTTCACGCCCGGCCCCGGCGTCGAGATCGGCGCGTACCTCAAGCAGCACCGGGCGGCCGTCCGGGCCGCGCTCACCGAGCGCGGCGCGGTCCTGCTGCGCGGCTTCTCGGTCGACGGCGTCGACGGCTTCAACGGCTCGGTGCGCGCCCTGTCGGGCACCGAGCCGCTGACGTACGCGGAACGCTCCTCGCCGCGCTCCACCATCAAGGGGCAGGTGTACACCTCGACCGACTACCCGGCGGACGAGGAGATCTTCCTGCACAACGAGAACTCGTACCAATCGGTCTGGCCACAGACCCTGTACTTCTTCTGCATCGAGCCGGCCCACACCCTCGGCGCCACGCCGCTCGCCGACATCCGCGCCGTCCACGCGGCCATCGACCCCGATGTCCGCGAGGAGTTCACCCGGCGCCGCTGGCGTGTGGTGCGCAACTTCCACGAGGACTTCGGGGTGCCGTGGCAGCAGGCGTTCAACACCGACGACAAGGACCGGGTCGCCGCGTACTGCGCGGGCAAGGGCATCGACGTGGAGTGGACCGCGGGCGGGCTGCGCACCACGGCGGTGCGCGACGCGGTGCACCGGCACCCGGTGACGGGGGAGACCGTGTGGTTCAACCACATCACGTTCTTCCACGTCAGCACGGTCGCCCCCGATGTGCGCGACGGCCTCCTGGAGATCTTCGCGCCCGAGGACCTGCCCACCAACTCCTATTACGGGGACGGGGCGCCGATCCCCGACGACGTCGTCGCCCATCTGCGCCAGTGCTACCGGGACGCGAGCACCCGCTTCGACTGGCAGCGGCACGACGTCCTGGTCGTCGACAACATGCTGGCCGCGCACGGCCGTGAGCCCTTCACCGGTCCGCGCAAGATCGCCGTGGCGATGGCCGAGCCGTCCGACGGCTGA